Proteins encoded by one window of Bos javanicus breed banteng chromosome 22, ARS-OSU_banteng_1.0, whole genome shotgun sequence:
- the CHCHD4 gene encoding mitochondrial intermembrane space import and assembly protein 40, whose protein sequence is MAYCRQEGKDRIIFVTKEDHETPSNAELVADDPNDPYEEHGLILPNGDINWNCPCLGGMASGPCGEQFKAAFSCFHYSKEDVKGSDCVDQFRAMQECMQKYPDLYPQEEEEEEEQPADPLPEAASEASATKEAAASS, encoded by the exons ATGGCCTACTGCCGGCAGGAAG GGAAGGATCGAATCATATTTGTGACCAAAGAAGACCATGAGACTCCAAGCAACGCAGAGCTGGTGGCCGACGACCCCAATGATCCATACGAGGAGCATG GACTGATCCTGCCAAACGGAGACATCAACTGGAACTGCCCGTGCCTTGGGGGGATGGCCAGTGGCCCGTGCGGGGAACAGTTCAAGGCGGCCTTTTCCTGCTTCCACTACAGCAAGGAGGATGTCAAGGGGTCGGACTGTGTGGACCAGTTCCGGGCCATGCAGGAGTGCATGCAGAAGTACCCAGACCTGTacccccaggaggaggaggaggaggaggagcagccagCAGACCCCTTACCGGAAGCTGCCTCCGAGGCCAGCGCAACCAAAGAGGCGGCGGCGTCGAGCTAA